The following proteins are co-located in the Pseudomonas antarctica genome:
- a CDS encoding TauD/TfdA dioxygenase family protein, with protein sequence MSATSTVPTATSTAQSFEIRPFPGSVGAEIIGLDLSRPVNHEDFARIHRAHLDHHVVVFRDQRITPEQQIAFSRRFGVLQIHVLKQFLLANHPEILIVSNIIENGQSIGLGDAGKFWHSDLSYKELPSLGSMLHAQELPSEGGDTLFADMHKAWDQLPEHLRKAVEGRSAAHSYTARYSETKFEGNWRPTLTPEQLAQVAEVVHPIVRTHPENGRKALFVSEGFTTRIVGLPEDESRDLLAQLYAHSVLPQNIYRHQWQPHDLVFWDNRSLIHLAAGCPSYLRRKLFRTTIQGDAPF encoded by the coding sequence ATGTCCGCCACCTCTACTGTTCCAACAGCGACCTCTACCGCCCAATCTTTCGAGATTCGCCCGTTCCCCGGTAGTGTCGGCGCCGAGATCATCGGCCTGGATTTATCCCGCCCGGTCAACCACGAGGACTTCGCGCGCATTCATCGCGCTCACCTCGACCACCATGTGGTGGTCTTCCGCGACCAGCGAATCACCCCCGAACAACAGATCGCCTTCAGCCGTCGCTTCGGTGTGCTGCAGATCCACGTGCTCAAACAGTTCCTGCTGGCCAACCACCCGGAAATCCTGATCGTCTCCAATATCATCGAAAACGGCCAATCCATCGGCCTGGGCGACGCGGGTAAATTCTGGCATTCGGACCTGTCGTACAAAGAGCTGCCCAGCCTGGGCTCGATGCTGCACGCCCAGGAGCTGCCCTCCGAGGGCGGCGACACGTTATTCGCCGACATGCACAAAGCCTGGGACCAATTGCCCGAGCACCTGCGCAAAGCCGTGGAGGGGCGCAGCGCTGCGCACTCCTACACGGCGCGTTACAGCGAGACCAAATTCGAAGGCAACTGGCGCCCGACCCTGACGCCCGAGCAACTGGCCCAAGTGGCGGAAGTGGTGCACCCGATTGTGCGTACCCACCCGGAAAACGGGCGCAAAGCGCTGTTCGTCAGCGAAGGTTTCACCACCCGCATCGTCGGCCTGCCGGAAGACGAAAGCCGCGATCTGTTGGCCCAGCTCTACGCCCACAGCGTGCTGCCGCAAAATATCTACCGCCACCAGTGGCAGCCCCACGACCTGGTGTTCTGGGATAACCGCTCGCTGATCCACCTGGCCGCGGGTTGCCCCAGCTATCTGCGCCGCAAGCTGTTTCGCACCACCATCCAGGGCGACGCGCCTTTCTGA
- a CDS encoding ABC transporter ATP-binding protein yields MNAPLQGHAASNLNTAIEPLLAVDNVSLEYRTPERVVRATHQVSFEIDPADRYVLLGPSGCGKSTLLKSIAGFIKPCEGEIRLLGQKVDEPGPDRIVVFQEFDQLPPWKTVKQNVMFPLLASKTLKRREAEERALHYLEKVGLSAFADAYPHTLSGGMKARVAIARALAMQPKILLMDEPFAALDALTRRKMQEELLLLWEEVRFTLLFVTHSIEEALVVGNRILLLSPHPGRVRAEIHSHQYDLHSLGGAAFQASARRIHRLLFDEAPEAERELGFADIRIAY; encoded by the coding sequence ATGAACGCGCCCCTGCAAGGCCACGCGGCCAGCAACCTGAATACCGCCATCGAACCCCTGTTGGCGGTGGATAACGTCAGCCTTGAATACCGCACCCCCGAACGCGTGGTGCGGGCCACGCACCAGGTCAGTTTCGAGATCGACCCGGCCGACCGTTACGTACTGCTCGGCCCCTCAGGCTGCGGCAAATCCACCTTGCTCAAGTCCATCGCCGGGTTTATCAAGCCCTGCGAAGGCGAGATTCGCCTGTTGGGGCAAAAGGTCGATGAGCCCGGCCCGGATCGCATCGTGGTGTTCCAGGAGTTCGACCAACTGCCGCCGTGGAAAACCGTCAAGCAGAACGTGATGTTCCCGCTCCTGGCGTCGAAAACCTTGAAGCGTCGCGAAGCCGAAGAGCGGGCCCTGCATTACCTCGAAAAAGTAGGCCTCAGTGCCTTCGCCGATGCTTACCCGCATACCCTTTCCGGCGGCATGAAAGCCCGCGTGGCCATCGCCCGTGCGCTGGCCATGCAACCGAAAATCCTGCTCATGGATGAACCCTTCGCCGCCCTCGATGCCCTGACACGACGCAAAATGCAGGAAGAGTTGCTGCTGCTGTGGGAAGAGGTGCGCTTCACCCTGTTGTTCGTCACCCACTCCATCGAAGAAGCGTTGGTGGTGGGCAATCGCATCCTGTTGCTGTCGCCGCATCCCGGGCGTGTGCGTGCGGAAATTCACAGCCATCAATATGACCTGCACAGCCTGGGTGGCGCGGCGTTCCAGGCGTCGGCGCGGCGGATTCATCGCCTGCTGTTTGACGAAGCGCCCGAGGCCGAACGTGAGTTGGGTTTCGCTGATATCCGCATCGCCTACTGA
- a CDS encoding ABC transporter permease yields MRQEFEVTLEPLLSVPVERELPLRQRLWQQGWLRKGLILIVLAILWEAVARYQNNDLLLPSFLQTSHALFDGLLSGELLSKVSISLAVLIKGYLIGIVLAFGLTTLAVSTQLGRDLLSTLTSMFNPLPAIALLPLALLWFGLGQNSLIFVLVHSVLWALALNTYSGFLGVSETLRMAGRNYGLKGIRFVLFILIPAALPSILAGLKIGWAFAWRTLIAAELVFGATSGKGGLGWYIFQNRNELYTDKVFAGLAVVILIGLLVENLVFDTFERLTVKRWGMQR; encoded by the coding sequence ATGCGCCAGGAATTTGAAGTCACCCTCGAACCGCTGCTCAGCGTCCCCGTGGAGCGCGAGCTCCCCTTGCGTCAACGCCTGTGGCAGCAAGGTTGGCTGCGTAAGGGCCTGATCCTGATCGTGTTGGCGATCCTCTGGGAGGCAGTCGCCCGCTATCAGAACAATGACTTGCTGCTGCCCAGTTTCCTGCAGACCTCGCACGCACTGTTCGACGGCCTGCTCAGTGGTGAGTTGCTCAGCAAAGTGAGTATCTCGCTGGCGGTGCTGATCAAGGGCTACCTGATCGGCATTGTGCTGGCGTTCGGCTTGACCACGCTGGCGGTGTCGACCCAATTGGGGCGCGACCTGCTCAGCACACTGACCTCGATGTTCAACCCGCTGCCGGCGATTGCCTTGCTGCCGCTGGCGCTGCTGTGGTTTGGCCTCGGGCAGAACAGCCTGATCTTCGTGCTGGTGCATTCGGTGCTGTGGGCCTTGGCGCTGAATACCTACTCCGGGTTCCTTGGCGTGTCCGAAACCCTGCGCATGGCCGGTCGCAACTATGGCCTCAAGGGCATACGTTTTGTGCTGTTCATCCTGATCCCGGCGGCGCTGCCGTCGATCCTGGCGGGCCTGAAAATCGGCTGGGCGTTTGCCTGGCGTACGCTGATCGCCGCCGAGCTGGTCTTCGGCGCCACCAGCGGCAAGGGCGGCTTGGGCTGGTACATCTTCCAGAACCGGAATGAGCTGTACACCGACAAGGTGTTTGCCGGCTTGGCCGTGGTGATTCTGATCGGCCTGCTCGTGGAAAACCTGGTGTTCGACACCTTCGAGCGGCTGACGGTGAAGCGTTGGGGCATGCAGCGCTGA
- a CDS encoding TonB family protein yields MRFIVLAAALLLSTPVLAEFAPEAISMAKPHYPATLTATQGHARISLNIHSDGTVSDVKALSATKPAFGAAAVEAATQWRFKSWAVTADRPAVIKAQNDMVFTPELPTTETVQLTFTQTTYQSCSALNEEVRHFRRDHPTRPLIAMKSFAITRVAVMFPALSGKDDYNEGLARADELENALPEIVRKCQAYPKRTYAEYLPRKLKRYL; encoded by the coding sequence ATGCGGTTTATTGTCTTGGCAGCGGCCTTGTTATTGTCCACCCCGGTGCTTGCTGAGTTCGCGCCCGAAGCGATATCCATGGCCAAGCCGCACTACCCGGCAACGTTGACCGCCACCCAGGGGCATGCGCGCATCAGCCTGAATATTCACAGCGACGGTACGGTCAGCGATGTCAAAGCGCTCAGCGCCACCAAGCCGGCTTTCGGCGCCGCTGCAGTGGAAGCAGCCACACAATGGCGCTTCAAATCCTGGGCAGTGACAGCTGATCGGCCAGCGGTGATCAAGGCGCAAAACGACATGGTCTTCACGCCTGAACTGCCAACAACCGAAACGGTTCAACTGACCTTTACACAAACCACCTATCAATCCTGCAGTGCGTTGAACGAGGAAGTCCGCCATTTCCGTCGCGACCATCCCACCCGCCCGTTGATCGCCATGAAGAGCTTTGCCATTACCCGAGTGGCGGTGATGTTCCCGGCATTAAGCGGCAAAGACGACTACAACGAAGGCCTGGCCCGGGCGGATGAGCTGGAAAACGCCTTGCCGGAAATCGTGCGCAAGTGCCAGGCTTATCCCAAGAGAACCTACGCTGAATACCTGCCTCGTAAGTTGAAGCGTTACCTGTAA
- a CDS encoding LysR family transcriptional regulator — MQLPDMNLLVALDALLDEGSVVGAARRMNLSPAAMSRTLTRIREAVGDPILVRAGRGLVPTPKALQLQSQVRNVVEQAALLFRSADQVDLSTLRRRFSVRANDFFVGVYGGRLFDTMERMAPLCELCFVPEGDTDDDALREGRLDLRVSNTLPSSPEVKVQNLFSTTFVGLAREDHPLFDEEITAARFASYSHISISRRGIARGPIDTALNAQGLERRVAMIAPGFHGAMFMLPDSDLLLPVPKEALLSATRLNLPLRSFPLPISLPTLVLAQSWHPRFDKDPAHKWLRETMRESCHATWLEAQPT; from the coding sequence ATGCAACTACCGGACATGAACCTGCTGGTCGCCCTCGACGCCTTGCTTGACGAAGGCAGTGTGGTGGGTGCCGCGCGGCGCATGAACCTGAGCCCGGCGGCCATGAGCCGCACGCTCACGCGGATTCGCGAGGCCGTGGGCGATCCGATCCTGGTGCGCGCCGGCCGCGGCCTGGTGCCGACGCCCAAGGCGCTGCAATTGCAAAGCCAGGTGCGCAACGTGGTAGAGCAGGCGGCGCTACTGTTTCGCTCGGCCGACCAGGTAGACCTGAGCACATTGCGCCGCCGCTTCAGCGTGAGGGCCAATGACTTTTTTGTCGGCGTGTATGGCGGTCGGCTGTTCGACACCATGGAGCGCATGGCGCCGCTGTGCGAGCTGTGTTTCGTGCCCGAAGGCGATACCGACGACGATGCGCTGCGTGAAGGCCGTCTGGACCTGCGCGTGAGCAACACGCTGCCGTCCAGCCCCGAAGTGAAAGTACAGAATTTGTTTTCCACCACCTTCGTCGGCCTGGCACGAGAAGATCACCCGCTGTTCGACGAAGAAATCACCGCCGCGCGTTTCGCCAGTTATTCCCACATCAGCATCTCGCGGCGTGGCATCGCCCGTGGGCCGATTGATACTGCGCTGAACGCCCAGGGCCTGGAGCGCCGCGTGGCGATGATCGCGCCCGGCTTTCACGGTGCGATGTTCATGCTGCCCGATTCCGACCTGCTGCTGCCGGTGCCCAAGGAAGCCCTCTTGAGTGCCACGCGCCTGAACCTGCCACTGCGCTCATTCCCGCTGCCGATCTCCCTGCCGACGCTGGTTCTGGCGCAATCCTGGCACCCCCGCTTCGACAAAGACCCGGCCCACAAATGGCTGCGTGAGACCATGCGCGAGAGCTGCCATGCCACGTGGCTGGAAGCCCAACCCACTTAA
- a CDS encoding MFS transporter produces MTSLAAPALQAAAKPTALNPPVFGPRIIIGLVGVLLAVLVSGLNEMVTKVALADIRGALYIGFDEGTWLVAAYTATSVAAMAFAPWCSVTFSLRRFTLCAIGLFTVLGILCPFAPNYESLLVLRTVQGLAGGALPPMLMTVALRFLPANVKLYGLAGYALTATFGPSLGTPLAALWTEYIGWQWAFWQIVGPCLLAMAAVAYGLPQDPLRLERFKQFNWRGLLLGFPAICMLVIGLLQGNRLDWFESGLITFLLSGGTLLLVLFLINEWSQPIPFFKLQMLGLRNLAFALIVLAGVLMVLTSVIIIPSSFLAQVQGYRPLQTAPVMLLMALPQLIALPLVAALCNLRWVDCRWVLGIGLSMLVLCCVGSAHLTSEWIRDDFYGLYLLQIFGQPMAVLPLLMLSTGSIQPMDGPFASAWFNTVKGLAAVVATAVIDVLTTQRLHFHSTMLVDRLGNSPLADGDAAGLAHRLHQQAVVLTSSDLYYVMAGVAVALILLIFWMPTRIFPPRAPT; encoded by the coding sequence ATGACATCCCTCGCTGCCCCCGCCCTCCAGGCTGCAGCCAAACCTACAGCCCTGAACCCGCCCGTATTCGGCCCGCGCATCATCATTGGATTGGTCGGCGTGTTGTTGGCGGTGCTGGTCTCCGGTCTCAATGAGATGGTCACCAAGGTCGCCCTCGCTGATATTCGTGGTGCGCTGTACATCGGCTTTGACGAAGGCACCTGGCTGGTCGCCGCCTACACGGCCACCTCCGTCGCGGCCATGGCCTTTGCGCCCTGGTGTTCGGTGACGTTTTCCCTGCGCCGCTTCACGCTGTGCGCCATCGGTTTGTTCACCGTGCTGGGGATCCTGTGCCCGTTTGCGCCGAATTACGAAAGCCTGTTGGTGCTGCGTACCGTGCAAGGCCTGGCCGGCGGCGCGTTGCCGCCGATGCTGATGACCGTGGCGCTGCGTTTCCTGCCGGCCAACGTCAAGCTGTATGGCCTGGCCGGCTATGCGCTCACGGCTACTTTCGGGCCCAGCCTGGGTACGCCGTTGGCGGCGTTGTGGACTGAATATATCGGCTGGCAATGGGCGTTCTGGCAGATCGTCGGTCCGTGCCTGCTGGCGATGGCCGCGGTGGCCTACGGCTTGCCGCAAGACCCGTTGCGCCTGGAACGTTTCAAGCAGTTCAACTGGCGCGGCCTGCTGCTGGGTTTCCCGGCCATCTGCATGTTGGTGATAGGGCTGTTGCAGGGCAATCGCCTGGACTGGTTCGAGTCCGGCCTGATCACGTTCCTGCTAAGCGGCGGCACGCTGTTGCTGGTGCTGTTTTTGATCAACGAGTGGTCGCAGCCGATTCCGTTCTTCAAGTTGCAGATGCTTGGCCTGCGCAACCTGGCGTTTGCCCTGATTGTGCTGGCCGGCGTGCTGATGGTGCTGACCTCGGTGATCATCATCCCATCGAGTTTCCTCGCCCAGGTCCAGGGTTACCGGCCGCTGCAAACCGCGCCGGTAATGTTGCTGATGGCGTTGCCGCAGTTGATCGCGTTGCCGTTGGTGGCGGCGCTGTGCAACCTGCGTTGGGTCGATTGCCGGTGGGTGCTGGGGATCGGTTTGAGCATGCTGGTGCTGTGCTGTGTGGGCAGCGCACACCTGACCTCGGAGTGGATTCGCGACGACTTCTACGGCCTGTACCTGCTGCAAATTTTCGGTCAGCCGATGGCGGTGTTGCCGCTGCTGATGCTCTCGACCGGCAGCATCCAACCCATGGACGGGCCGTTCGCCTCGGCGTGGTTCAACACCGTCAAAGGCCTCGCCGCCGTGGTCGCCACTGCCGTGATCGACGTGCTGACCACCCAGCGTTTGCACTTCCACTCGACGATGTTGGTGGACCGACTGGGCAACTCACCGCTTGCCGACGGCGACGCGGCGGGCCTGGCGCACCGCCTGCACCAACAGGCCGTGGTACTGACCTCCTCGGACCTCTATTACGTCATGGCCGGTGTCGCGGTGGCGTTGATCCTGCTGATTTTCTGGATGCCCACGCGGATCTTTCCGCCTCGCGCACCGACCTAG
- a CDS encoding HlyD family secretion protein, whose product MKRKDKIAVAVIAVFAVGVLVYLVASGLLGSKRQTTNDAFVAADFTLVAPRVAGFIKEVLVEDNQRVKAGQLLALIDDRDFRAAAQAADADTLVARAQLKNATATLERQSSVIAQAQATVSADRAEVAFAEHELNRYNHLAGVGAGTVQNAQQAKTRIDQATARLASATAVLAAERKQVEILTAQRDAAEGGLKRAQAALEMASYQLSYTRIVAPVDGMVGERAVRVGAYVTPGSKILAVVPLAEAYVVANFQETQLSHMHAGQAVQVRVDSLDGELLNGHLESLAPATGVTFASVKPDNATGNFTKVVQRIPVKIILEPNQPLTERLRVGMSVEASVDTQSVAQPREVAQQ is encoded by the coding sequence ATGAAACGCAAAGACAAAATTGCCGTCGCCGTTATTGCCGTGTTTGCCGTCGGCGTGTTGGTTTATCTGGTCGCGTCGGGCCTGTTGGGCAGCAAGCGCCAGACCACCAACGACGCTTTCGTCGCCGCCGACTTTACCCTGGTCGCACCGCGTGTGGCCGGCTTCATCAAGGAAGTGCTGGTGGAAGACAACCAGCGCGTAAAAGCCGGCCAATTGTTGGCGCTGATCGATGACCGCGATTTTCGCGCTGCCGCCCAGGCGGCGGATGCCGATACGCTGGTCGCCCGGGCCCAGCTGAAAAACGCCACGGCGACCCTGGAGCGACAAAGTTCTGTGATTGCCCAGGCCCAGGCTACCGTGTCGGCTGACCGCGCCGAAGTGGCCTTCGCCGAGCATGAACTGAACCGCTACAACCACCTCGCCGGCGTGGGGGCGGGCACGGTGCAGAACGCGCAGCAGGCCAAGACCCGCATCGACCAGGCCACCGCGCGCCTGGCCAGTGCCACGGCGGTGTTAGCGGCCGAACGCAAGCAAGTGGAAATCCTCACCGCCCAGCGTGATGCGGCCGAAGGCGGACTCAAACGTGCCCAGGCCGCGCTGGAAATGGCCAGCTATCAGCTGTCCTACACGCGCATCGTTGCGCCGGTGGATGGCATGGTCGGTGAGCGTGCGGTGCGGGTCGGCGCCTATGTGACGCCAGGCAGCAAGATCCTCGCGGTAGTGCCATTGGCTGAGGCCTATGTGGTGGCTAATTTCCAGGAGACTCAACTGTCGCATATGCACGCTGGCCAAGCTGTGCAGGTGCGCGTCGACAGCCTCGACGGCGAGTTGCTCAACGGCCACCTGGAAAGCCTGGCGCCCGCCACCGGCGTGACGTTTGCTTCGGTCAAGCCGGACAATGCCACCGGCAACTTCACCAAGGTGGTGCAGCGCATTCCGGTGAAGATCATCCTCGAGCCGAACCAACCGCTGACCGAGCGCCTGCGCGTCGGCATGTCGGTGGAGGCCAGTGTCGACACCCAGTCGGTCGCGCAACCGCGTGAGGTGGCCCAGCAATGA
- a CDS encoding efflux transporter outer membrane subunit, whose protein sequence is MKPFAWLTLSLISLSACTVGPDFQRPQGPQVTQWSEPQGRQAASRAVTEPLQERWWDVFHDEQLSALTRRALTDNLDLKLASSRLQQSRAVRQVTTAERYPEVSAKGDYLRQRNSGKGLNDPSGESGRSAYNQWDMGFSAAWELDFWGRVKRETEAADATLQVAENDRRAVLLSVLAETAQDYIQLRGVQNTRAVTEQNLDVARHSLKLSQLRLADGVATDLDVAEAAAQVAAIEARLPDLQQRQDQLINALSLLMGEPPQALHAQLSKDAAVPQTQRQIAIGLPSELAERRPDIRQAEARLHAATANIGVAKGDFYPRITLSGSLGSQALQLSDFGSWGSRAFAFGPQFSLPLFNGGRLQGMLNLREAQQQEAALAYQQTVLRAWHEIDDQLTRYNATQLRRDSLAEAVRQNQIALSTAQQQYVEGVVDFVNVLTVQSALLATQEQWVESSTGVSLAMVGLYKALGGGWESVYPETASLPAG, encoded by the coding sequence ATGAAGCCATTTGCCTGGCTCACCTTGAGCCTGATCAGCCTGAGCGCTTGCACTGTCGGCCCGGATTTCCAGCGGCCCCAAGGTCCGCAAGTCACGCAATGGAGCGAGCCCCAGGGGCGTCAGGCTGCCAGTCGCGCCGTCACCGAACCCTTGCAGGAGCGCTGGTGGGACGTGTTCCACGATGAGCAACTCTCGGCCCTCACACGCAGGGCGCTCACCGATAACCTCGACCTCAAACTGGCCAGCAGCCGCCTGCAACAAAGCCGCGCCGTGCGCCAGGTGACCACCGCGGAGCGTTACCCCGAGGTCAGCGCCAAGGGTGATTACCTGCGCCAACGCAACAGTGGCAAAGGCTTGAACGACCCGTCTGGTGAGAGTGGCCGGTCGGCTTACAACCAGTGGGACATGGGCTTCTCTGCGGCCTGGGAGCTGGACTTCTGGGGCCGGGTCAAACGTGAAACCGAAGCCGCCGACGCCACCCTGCAAGTCGCGGAAAATGATCGCCGCGCCGTGCTTTTATCGGTACTCGCCGAGACCGCCCAGGACTACATCCAACTGCGCGGTGTGCAGAACACCCGTGCCGTCACCGAGCAAAACCTCGACGTGGCCCGGCACAGCCTCAAGCTCTCGCAACTGCGCTTGGCCGACGGTGTGGCGACAGACCTTGACGTGGCCGAAGCCGCCGCCCAGGTCGCTGCCATTGAAGCGCGCCTGCCGGATTTGCAGCAGCGCCAGGACCAGCTGATCAACGCGCTGAGCCTGTTGATGGGCGAGCCGCCGCAAGCGCTGCACGCACAATTGTCCAAAGACGCCGCCGTACCGCAAACCCAGCGCCAGATCGCGATCGGCCTGCCTTCGGAGTTGGCCGAACGCCGCCCCGATATCCGTCAGGCCGAGGCGCGCTTGCACGCCGCCACCGCCAACATTGGCGTGGCCAAAGGCGATTTCTACCCGCGTATCACCCTGTCCGGCAGCCTCGGTTCCCAAGCGCTGCAGTTATCGGATTTCGGTTCGTGGGGCTCCCGAGCGTTCGCCTTCGGTCCGCAGTTCAGCCTGCCGCTGTTCAACGGCGGGCGCCTGCAAGGCATGTTGAACCTGCGTGAAGCCCAGCAACAGGAAGCGGCCCTGGCGTATCAGCAAACCGTGTTGCGCGCCTGGCATGAAATTGACGACCAATTGACTCGCTACAACGCCACGCAACTGCGCCGCGACAGCCTCGCCGAAGCGGTGCGCCAGAACCAGATAGCACTGAGCACCGCGCAACAGCAGTACGTCGAAGGTGTAGTGGATTTCGTCAACGTGCTCACGGTGCAAAGCGCGCTGCTGGCGACGCAGGAACAGTGGGTTGAAAGCTCCACTGGCGTGTCGTTGGCGATGGTGGGGTTGTACAAGGCGTTGGGTGGCGGTTGGGAATCCGTCTACCCCGAAACAGCCTCCCTTCCTGCAGGTTGA
- a CDS encoding DUF3142 domain-containing protein — protein sequence MKHLWLGLLLLASPAFGAVDARDYDAFWLWSGVTPQPVLKQAKTLYILQGQINSTRRAPQLGVQFIAQGISVPRITQGDVWVVYRAHTLHWPEQVYTQLLGQVQRWREAGNPVVGIQIDFDARTQYLHEYTHFLRDLRQRLPADLLLSITGLMDWGSNADPTAIAQLKGVVDEVVVQTYQGRHSIPDYAAYLPRMNRLGLPFKIGLIQGGAWEEPGYLKGSEWFRGYVVFLQNP from the coding sequence GTGAAACACCTGTGGCTAGGCTTGCTGTTGCTGGCAAGCCCGGCCTTTGGCGCTGTTGACGCCCGCGACTATGACGCCTTCTGGCTGTGGAGCGGCGTCACGCCGCAGCCGGTACTCAAACAGGCAAAAACCCTGTACATCCTCCAGGGCCAAATCAACTCCACCCGCCGCGCGCCCCAGCTTGGCGTGCAGTTTATCGCCCAAGGCATCAGCGTCCCGCGCATCACCCAAGGCGACGTCTGGGTGGTGTACCGCGCCCACACCCTGCACTGGCCGGAACAGGTCTACACCCAGCTGCTCGGCCAGGTGCAACGCTGGCGCGAGGCGGGCAACCCGGTGGTCGGTATCCAGATTGATTTCGACGCCCGTACCCAATACCTGCACGAATACACACACTTCCTGCGCGACCTGCGCCAGCGCCTGCCCGCCGACCTGCTTCTCAGCATCACCGGCCTGATGGACTGGGGCAGCAACGCCGACCCGACCGCCATCGCCCAGCTCAAGGGCGTGGTGGATGAGGTGGTGGTGCAGACCTATCAGGGGCGCCACAGCATTCCGGATTACGCCGCGTACTTACCTCGGATGAACCGGCTGGGGCTGCCATTCAAGATTGGGCTGATTCAGGGTGGTGCGTGGGAAGAGCCGGGGTATTTGAAGGGCAGTGAATGGTTTCGCGGGTATGTGGTGTTTTTGCAGAACCCGTGA
- a CDS encoding efflux RND transporter periplasmic adaptor subunit, with protein sequence MVQLRSWVLGISCLIGVAQLAMADDPLLDHPLEATAGNGSEARGVLRARDQAMLASELSGRIVELPFSEGESFKKGDTLARFDCSAYQAQLNAAQAASRGASEELAHNKQLAALNSVGRFEVARAEAKLTETQAQSQVYQVQVKRCSVLAPFDGQVVQRKVQRYESVSAGAPLLEIVDNHSLEIHLLVPSRWMGKLKPGQTFDFTPDETGQAFSATVKRLGARIDEGSQTLLLVATLPSATGLMAGMSGTAHFAQLQ encoded by the coding sequence ATGGTGCAGTTGCGTAGCTGGGTGTTAGGGATTTCGTGTCTGATTGGCGTAGCGCAACTGGCGATGGCGGACGATCCGCTGTTGGATCACCCACTCGAGGCTACCGCCGGCAACGGCAGTGAAGCACGCGGCGTGTTGCGGGCCCGCGACCAGGCGATGCTGGCCAGCGAGTTGTCCGGGCGTATCGTCGAACTGCCGTTCAGCGAGGGCGAGTCGTTCAAGAAAGGTGACACCCTGGCGCGTTTCGATTGTTCGGCTTACCAGGCCCAACTGAATGCCGCCCAGGCTGCCAGCCGTGGCGCCAGTGAAGAGTTGGCCCACAACAAACAATTGGCGGCGCTCAATTCGGTCGGCCGGTTTGAAGTGGCGCGTGCCGAAGCCAAGCTCACCGAAACCCAGGCCCAGTCCCAGGTCTACCAGGTGCAGGTTAAACGCTGCAGCGTGCTGGCGCCGTTTGACGGCCAAGTGGTGCAACGCAAGGTGCAGCGCTATGAAAGCGTGTCGGCTGGGGCGCCGCTGCTGGAAATCGTCGACAACCACAGCCTTGAAATCCACTTGCTTGTACCGTCGCGCTGGATGGGCAAACTCAAGCCCGGCCAGACCTTCGACTTCACTCCGGACGAAACCGGCCAGGCGTTCAGCGCCACCGTCAAACGCCTTGGCGCCCGAATCGACGAGGGCAGCCAAACCCTGCTGCTGGTCGCCACCTTGCCCAGCGCCACTGGCTTGATGGCTGGTATGAGCGGCACCGCTCACTTTGCGCAACTGCAATGA